GGGCCTCTCCGACATCGTCAAGCGGCGCATCGGCCAGAACGTGCTCGGCTTCGAGCGCGCCGAGACCCGCGGCCGCAAGATCACCGACGACGAGACCCTGGCCAAGGTCGAGCCCGAGGATCTCGTCAAGTACGGCCTCATCCCCGAGCTGGTCGGCCGCCTGCCGGTGGTGACCTCCCTGCAGGATCTCGACCGCGAGGCGATGATCCGCATCCTGCGCGAACCGCGCAACGCCCTGGTCAAGCAGTACCAGAAGCTGCTGTCCATGGAGGACGTGGAGCTGGTGGTCACCGACGACGCCATCGAGGCCATCGCCGACCGCGCCATCACCCGCAAGACCGGCGCCCGCGGCCTGCGCTCCATCATGGAGGCGGTCATGCGCGACGTCATGTACAACGTCCCGACCATGGACAACGTCCGCCAGGTGGTGATTTCGCGCGAGGTCGTCGAGGGGGCGGCCGAGGCCGAGATCCTGGGCCACGACGCGGACGCCGACGCCAAGGGCGCCTGACCGACCACCGAGCCGACCCGAGGGGCGGCGACGACGGCCGCGCGCCGCCGGCGCCCCCCGCCGCGTCCCGCACCCGCCGCCAGGAGAGACATGAAGCGACGCGAAGTCGAACCCGCCGCCACGCCGCCCGTCCTGCCGGAGCGCCTGCCGCTGCTGCCCCTGCGCGACGTCGTGGTGTTCCCCTACATGATCACGCCGCTGCTGGTGGGCCGGCCGCGCTCGGTCGCGGCCCTGGAAGCCGCCATGATGCGCGACAAGTACATCTGCGTGGCGGCCCAGCACGAGCCCGAGGTCGAGGACCCCGTCCAGGACGACCTCTACGCCGTGGGCACGGTCATCAAGATCCTGCAGATCATCCGCACGCCCGACGACACGCTCAAGATCCTGGTCGAGGGCGAGGCCCGCGTGCGCATCACCGGCTTCAGCGACGGCGAGGAGTTCGGCGAGGTGACGGTCGAGGTGATCCCCGAGAGCCGCGACGACGGACCGGAGGTCGAGGCCCTCAGCCGCTCCATCAAGGAGCGCTTCAAGGAGTACGTGCGGCTGAACAAGCGCCTGCCCGACGAGGTGCTGCTGTCGGTGCTGAACATGGGGGAGATCGCCCGCATGACCGACTCCATCAGCGCCTACATCGTGGGCAAGGTGCCCCTGAAGCAGGAGCTGCTGGAGGAGCCGGGCCTGGTCGACCGCATGCGCCGCGTCAACCAGATCCTGGCCGACGAGCTGGAGATCCTGCAGATCGAGCAGCGCATCGACACCGAGGTGCAGAGCCAGGTCCAGAAGAACCAGCGCGAGTTCTACCTGAACGAGCAGCTGCGGGCCATCCGCAAGGAGCTCGGCTACGGCGCCGACGAGGACAGCGAGGTCGAGGAGTACGTCGAACGCCTCGAGGCGGGCGACCTGCCCCCGGAGGTGCGCGAGACGGCCGAGCGCGAGATCGGACGGCTGGCGAAGATGCCCGGGATGTCGCCCGAGGCCGCCGTGGTGCGCAACTACCTCGACACCCTGCTGGAGCTGCCCTGGAAGAAGCGCTCCCGCGACCGCCTCGACACCCGCCTGGTGCGCAAGCAGCTGGACGCCGACCACTACGGCCTGGAGAAGGTCAAGGACCGCATCATCGAGTACCTGGCCGTGCTCAAGCTGACCAAGAAGCTGCACGGCTCGATCCTCTGCCTGGTGGGCCCGCCGGGCGTCGGCAAGACGAGCCTGGGGCGCAGCATCGCCGAGGCCATGAACCGCCGCTTCGTGCGCATCTCCCTGGGCGGCGTGCGCGACGAGGCCGAGATCCGCGGGCACCGGCGCACCTACATCGGCAGCAAGCCCGGCCGCATCATCGAGTCGCTGCGCAAGGCCGGCACCAAGAACCCGGTCTTCCTGCTGGACGAGATCGACAAGATGGGCGCCGACTTCCGCGGCGACCCCTCGTCGGCCCTGCTCGAGGTGCTCGACCCCGAGCAGAACACGCACTTCAGCGACCACTTCCTGGAGGTGGACTTCGACCTCTCGGAGGTCATGTTCATCACGACCGCCAACTCGCTCCACTCCATCCCGGCGGCGCTCGAGGACCGCATGGAGATCATCCGCCTGCCCGGCTACCTCGACCACGAGAAGCTGGCCATCGCGCGCGACTTCCTGGTGCCGCGGCAGATGCAGCGCAACGGCGTCAAGAGCTGGAAGGGCGGCTTCAGCCCGCGGGCGCTGTCGGTGATCATCGACGGTTACACCCGCGAGGCCGGCGTGCGCCAGCTCGAGCGCGAGATCGCCTCGATCTGCCGCAAATCGGCCAAGTTCAAGGCGGAGCGGGGGCGCTTCCCGGCCCGGGTGACGC
This genomic stretch from bacterium harbors:
- the lon gene encoding endopeptidase La — its product is MKRREVEPAATPPVLPERLPLLPLRDVVVFPYMITPLLVGRPRSVAALEAAMMRDKYICVAAQHEPEVEDPVQDDLYAVGTVIKILQIIRTPDDTLKILVEGEARVRITGFSDGEEFGEVTVEVIPESRDDGPEVEALSRSIKERFKEYVRLNKRLPDEVLLSVLNMGEIARMTDSISAYIVGKVPLKQELLEEPGLVDRMRRVNQILADELEILQIEQRIDTEVQSQVQKNQREFYLNEQLRAIRKELGYGADEDSEVEEYVERLEAGDLPPEVRETAEREIGRLAKMPGMSPEAAVVRNYLDTLLELPWKKRSRDRLDTRLVRKQLDADHYGLEKVKDRIIEYLAVLKLTKKLHGSILCLVGPPGVGKTSLGRSIAEAMNRRFVRISLGGVRDEAEIRGHRRTYIGSKPGRIIESLRKAGTKNPVFLLDEIDKMGADFRGDPSSALLEVLDPEQNTHFSDHFLEVDFDLSEVMFITTANSLHSIPAALEDRMEIIRLPGYLDHEKLAIARDFLVPRQMQRNGVKSWKGGFSPRALSVIIDGYTREAGVRQLEREIASICRKSAKFKAERGRFPARVTPTSLQKTLGTPRYRRQVVEGEPEIGVVTGLAWTVVGGEILPIEAAHMTGAGKLKLTGNLKEVMKESAETALSFARTRCGKLPATFMQKNDLHIHVPEGAVPKDGPSAGIAMATAIVSLLREIPVRKDVAMTGEITLRGKVLAIGGLPEKAVAAMRAGCRVLIIPKDNEKEYLELPQTIRRQLQVHLVETMDEVLDLALVGGRQGESCREARKTAAGKTAPGASH